In Hoplias malabaricus isolate fHopMal1 chromosome 6, fHopMal1.hap1, whole genome shotgun sequence, a single window of DNA contains:
- the agr2 gene encoding anterior gradient protein 2 homolog, which translates to MIRGILSVLLVLVAVTSALGKPEKNPSTKAPEKKEKRVPQTLSRGWGDQLIWAQTYEEALFWARSKNKPLMVIFHLEDCPHSQSLKKAFAEDKDIQKLADEDFILLNLVYETTDKHLSPDGQYVPRIIFVDPSMTVRADITGRYSNRMYAYEPSDIKLLLSNMQRAMKFLKTEL; encoded by the exons ATGATTAGAGGAATACTGTCAGTGCTCTTGGTCCTGGTGGCTGTGACCTCTGCCCTGGGAAAGCCAGAGAAGAACCCCAGCACCAAAGCCCCTgagaagaaggagaaaagaGTTCCTCAGACTCTCTCCAGAG GATGGGGTGATCAGCTGATCTGGGCTCAGACGTATGAGGAGGCCCTCTTCTGGGCACGCTCAAA GAACAAGCCTCTCATGGTCATTTTCCACCTGGAAGACTGCCCACACAGCCAGT CCTTGAAGAAGGCTTTTGCTGAGGATAAAGATATCCAGAAACTCGCTGATGAGGACTTCATTCTCCTGAACTTAGTG TATGAGACCACAGACAAACACCTGTCCCCTGATGGCCAGTATGTTCCTAGGATCATCTTCGTTG ATCCTTCCATGACTGTTCGTGCTGACATCACCGGCCGTTACTCCAACCGCATGTACGCCTATGAGCCAAGTGACATCAAACTCT TGTTGAGCAACATGCAAAGAGCTATGAAGTTCCTGAAAACCGAGTTGTGA